In the Arachis ipaensis cultivar K30076 chromosome B04, Araip1.1, whole genome shotgun sequence genome, CCATGACGCTTCCCTCTTCAATCGCAAGATCTCTGGTCTTCTTGTTCCACAAATGAAGTGCATAAGTCTTCCCTCCATAAATCAATTCCACAAACCTATTATCCACCCAAGTTGTTCCAGAATCAGTTGTAGGCTTCTTGTAATAGTCCTTAATCTTGTTCCAATCCACAGGGTAAAATGCACTAGGTGGCAAAACAGTTAAATTGTACCCCAGTTTATCTTCAACTACTCTCCCCACAACTCTAGTAACCAAATAAGGACCATTGTGACCCCATTTATTACCATCAAAACTTGATGCAAATTCTTCTAGTAAATCAAGTAGAATTGGATGTTTCATGTCAAATATCATAATTGCTGAGTTTAGCCTCAACCATTGTTTTGTCTCTAGATCAACAAATTGTGCTCCAATTGCATTTTTCAATTGTGACATATCCTTCACAAAGATCAAATCTGTGTCCAAATACACACCACCATACTTGTATAGCATTGCTAGCCTCATCAAATTTGAAAGGTTCTGAGATATCGGGATTGATCCAGGGTCCCTGTTGCCATTCTTGATCCCTTCAAGCCAAGATTGAGCTGGGGTATTCTTGACCAAGAATGGCAAATCCGGAGTAATTGCCTGCGGAGTAAGCAACTAATTTAGTCTTGAATAAATTGAAAATTCCAAATATTGATAGTTTTACTTTTAAACGAATGTTGACAATTTAGTCCTtcgagaaaattaaaaaaaaaagaaaaactcatGCATTATAGTTAGGAAAAGTGAAACAGAGATGGTATTATGAAATAAAGTAATCTTTCAAGTATCATGAATTTATTTTGGTCTTTTAGGAACTAAGCTGTTAATATCAATTGTTTTAGAACTAAATTCGTAGACTATTCTCTTACTTGAACTTTAAAGCCGCGGTCTAGGAGCGGTTTCAGGATCCGATAACCTCGTTTCGACTCCATGGATCTTGATAGGATCAGCAAGCATCCTTGAGGGTGGACCTTGAAAAGTGTGTCAAACGTTATGAAGTCCCTTTTGCAAAAATTCTTCGCCGGCGACAACCATATGGCGAAGAAAAATGTTGAGCAATTTTGAGTGAGGAAGCTGAGGACCCTTAAATGAAATGAAGCTGAAGACGAGTTATAGCTTGATTTGAGTATCTCATATTTAGGTAGGTTTTTCCTGAACCACGCCATTCTTTCTTGTTTTGTAACATTTTGTGGTGGAATTAGattctcttcattttcttcttcttcttcttcttcttcatgatttttTTCTATGGAAAGCTGAAGATTCACACCACTCTTTTCACCTTGATGAGTTTGTTTTTGCATTATGAATCCAAATGATGAGAGTGCTGGAGAACTAGAAATTATATCTATATCGGAATTGATGAAGAACATAGTGGCAACAATAAAGAAATAGAAGATAACAATTAATTTTGTAATGCGGTTTTGTAGCCCGTGATCATTGATATTCTCTGAGATTTTCTGATCAGCACCCATAATGGCTATTATGGTCTAAAGACCAAGTGTTTTTCTTTTTGTGCAATTATGTGAGAAACCTTAGGCAAGAATGAACATCTGTATTCCCTATTGACATACATTCACAAAATACTTTGAATATCATTTTACATCTATATTTAATCTTTTTGAAGTGTCTTTTTAATCACTTTAATATTTCCTGTCGTTTTAAGTAAGTTTACATTTATAAATATACATATGAATTTAAaggaaataattaaaaaaatattcatttcagataaaaaaaatatcatataaACTTACTTCTAATAACTCTTCTTTTTTTATACTTATTTTTTCTCCTTCATTTAATAAAACAATAAAACTATGCAACTAAGTAAAATATCAAGGTTGCAAGAACTGAATCAATCAATAAACCGAtcgaataaataatttaatagttCAATAGTTCAACCAAAATCCAACTATGATggaaccgatttaattaaatataaaatacaattattaaaaattcaacagCATAACCTCAACATATCAACAGCCATAGCAAAACAAGAACAGATGCCAGTTGCCAGTCAACAAGAAAAAGCCAAGGAACAAAAGACACAGCaaaacaaaattaacaaactcaAGAACACTAAACTCCAAAAAATTAACAATCAACGATAactaacttagaaaataaaaaatcaccTTGCATCTCTTATGACTTgaacacaataaaaaaaattgttatcacTATAAACATAAAAAACCTACGAAAATGAACTCAAAATCAGAAGTTCAGAACAAAAGTACAAAATTAACTCTGAAATTTaacaataatttaataataattagctcaacaaaaacaacaatcaacaataaaaaaaattaactcagaaaaacaacaattaactcagaaaacaaGAATAACTAAAAATACTTTCCAGAGCACAGAGAACAGAGGTGAGGGAGAGGGAGCACGACGGACACACAAGATGGAGCGCAGCGAACTGGAGCAGTGAGGGCTAAAGTG is a window encoding:
- the LOC107636678 gene encoding lactosylceramide 4-alpha-galactosyltransferase-like, which produces MGADQKISENINDHGLQNRITKLIVIFYFFIVATMFFINSDIDIISSSPALSSFGFIMQKQTHQGEKSGVNLQLSIEKNHEEEEEEEENEENLIPPQNVTKQERMAWFRKNLPKYEILKSSYNSSSASFHLRVLSFLTQNCSTFFFAIWLSPAKNFCKRDFITFDTLFKVHPQGCLLILSRSMESKRGYRILKPLLDRGFKVQAITPDLPFLVKNTPAQSWLEGIKNGNRDPGSIPISQNLSNLMRLAMLYKYGGVYLDTDLIFVKDMSQLKNAIGAQFVDLETKQWLRLNSAIMIFDMKHPILLDLLEEFASSFDGNKWGHNGPYLVTRVVGRVVEDKLGYNLTVLPPSAFYPVDWNKIKDYYKKPTTDSGTTWVDNRFVELIYGGKTYALHLWNKKTRDLAIEEGSVMEKLFTDYCLTCSNFTRT